CTGTTGCCGGTGCTGGTGATCACGGCGGCGCATTCGAGGTTTGTGGTCGGTCGGATGATCCCGACCCGGACGACCGAGGATCTGCTGCTGGGATCGTGGGAGTTGATCCAGCAGCTCGGGCGGGTCCCGCGCAGGTTGATCTGGGACAACGAGGGCGGTATCGGGAGAGCGCATCGCCCTGCCGCCGGTGTTGCCGCGTTCATGGGGACTCTCGCGACGAAGCTGGTGTTGCTGCCGCCGCGGGACCCGGAATCGAAAGGTGTCGTCGAGCGGCGCAACGGGTGGTTTGAGACCTCGTTCATGCCCGGCCGGTCCTTCACGTCCCCGGCGGACTTCAACACGCAGTTCACCGACTGGCTGGCCAAAGCGAATACTCGGGTGGTGCGTACGATCCGGGCTGCGCCGACGTCTCGGTTGGACGCGGACCGGGCCGCGATGCTGCCGTTGCCGCCGATCCCGATCCATCTGGGCTGGCGCAATAGCATCCGGTTGGGCCGGGACTACTACGTCCGCCTCGACACCAACGACTACTCCGTGGACCCGACAGTGATCGGCCGGATGGTCGATGTCACGGCCGACCTGGAGCGGGTGAAGGTCCGCGCGGACGGCCGAGTCGTCGCCGACCATGCCCGGGTTTGGGCGCGTGGGACCACGGTCACCGACCCGGCCCACGTGGAGATCGCCGCGCGGCTCCGTAAACAGTTCCAGCAACCCCGCGCGGTCGCGGTCGGCGACGATCTGATCCGGGATCTGGCCGACTACGACCGGGCGTTCGGGCTGGTCACCGGCGACGGGAACAGCTGATGGCGTCGGGCAAGACCACGGACGCGGTCAAGCAGATCACGTATCTCGCCGGCGCGCTGAAAGCACCTCGGATCACTGAAGCCGCCGGCCGGATGGCCGACCAGGCCCGGGATGCCGGCTGGTCGTTCGAGGACTATCTCGCCGCGGTCCTGGAGCGTGAGGTTTCAGCACGGAACGCGTCCGGCGCGGAGCTGCGGATCAAAGCAGGAGGGTTCCCCGCGAGGAAGACCCTCGACGACTTCGATTGGGATGCCCAGCCGACCGCACGGCAGCAGATCGCCGCCCTGGCATCCGGAGGGTTCCTGCTCGAAGCGCAGAACGTCGTGCTGCTCGGACCGCCCGGAACCGGGAAGACCCACCTCGCCACCGCGCTGGGGATTGTCGCCGCCAAGCACGGGCACCGGGTGTTGTTCGCGACCGCGACGGACTGGGTCACCCGCCTCACCGACGCCCACCGGCAAGGCCGGCTCCCGCAAGAGCTCGCCCGGCTCCGACGTTACGGGCTGATCATCGTCGATGAAGTCGGTTACCTGCCGTTCGAGCAAGACGCCGCGAACCTGTTCTTCCAACTCGTCTCGTCCCGCTACGAACACGCCTCGCTGATCCTCACCAGCAACCTGCCGTTCTCCGGCTGGGGCGGCGTGTTCGGGGACCAAGCCGTCGCCGCCGCGATGATCGACCGCATCGTCCACCACGCAGACGTCCTCACCCTGAAGGGCGCCAGCTACCGACTCCGCGGACGAGGCATCGACAGCCTCCCAAGCATCCGCACCACCACCGACGAAACCCCTGGCTAGACTGCCCGCAACTGTTCACTTTTCAAACGTCGAAACTGACCAGTTCTCCAGCGCCGCCGACATGTACGCCGCCGACCCGGTGGATATGAACGAACTGGAGGGAGGAACGACGACGTATCCGCCCTCGCCGCGAAAGTCGATGTGCGCGCGAGCTGATTGCCAGCATCGCTGAAAGGAGGCCGTCGCCGGGAAGTAGATATGCATCCCACCCGAGGGCGTTCTTACCCGTGCGATCTCGCCTTCCAGCAGTCCTTCTTCGACCGCGCGATGGAACGCGGGGAAGCCCGTTCCATCGGCTTTCACGTCGACATCGACGACGTCGACACCCGACGCGAGTCCAGTCGGCATGCCGATGTTGGCTCGCGGCGAGCGACGCCACCACGCGATGACTTGATCGACGTCACAGGTAGCGTCGAGGAATCCTGCGCGGGTCAACGGCCGCTTTCCACCTGGCTCGCAGGGGAAGATCGGCAAACCCGAGCGCACGAAGCGCATCGCTGCTTCCCTCGTGCCGAGGCGACTGACCTGCAGAAGGACGTCGGCCACGCTCATGAGATGCTCCGCGCCGTAGTGCGGTCCGCTGTGCGTCCAGGAGTGGTGTGAGTGGTTGCATGACGTGGCGGCGCCTGTCCGTACGCGGATCGATCCAGACCAGGAGGGTCACCCGCCGGCATCTGTTCACTTGGCAGCATCTCGAGGACAGCAGCTGCAGCGCGCCGCACCCGTTCGCCTGTGCGCTGCACGACAACAAGTGCATCCGCGTCCGCAACAGACGATGCCCAAGTGGCGACATACGGGATGGTGTACTCCTGAGTGTCCATTCCGTGCGCCGCCGCGATCATCAGTGCGACTGATTCAGCCTCGACCTCACCGATTCCTCGGTGCGCGAGAGCCTCGTGGCCGGGCCCGTGCAGTCGGATGTGAGCGAGCTCGTGAGCGAGCGTCTTCGTACGGGCCGCGTCATCCATATCCGCCCGAACTGCGACGGTCTTCGTCGAGTAGTCAGTGCGCCCGTTCGCACCGCCGATCGATGTCGCGCTCGCCACGAGTGACAGCGTGAAGCCCTCTTGATCGACGAGCGATGCGAGCCCAGTCCAAAGTCCGGCCGGCGCAACGCCGCGCAGAAGGTGTGGTCGTGGAACTTCGACGATGGGTCGACCAATTGTCTGCGAAATGTCCCAGACGTACGCCGGCCGCGCCCCGACGACGCCCGTGCGCACAACCTCGCCAGAGCGCGGGCGTTCGCGTGGCGCGAGTCGTCGCCACGACGAGACATCGAGCGGACTCGTTGTTGCAAACCGGGCGGTCCGCGGTGCGAAGATCATGTAGCCGTGCTGGCCGGACAGCACGCTTCGGTCGACTGCGTGCCATTGCTTGAATCCAGCAACGTATGTCGGCGACGTCTCTGAGACTCTGCCTGCTTCGAATGCGGCGGCGTGTTGCGACCAGATGAGCAGGGTGTTGTTGAACGAGCGAGAGCGGAAATGGGCCGCGAACTCGATCGATCGCTTCCAGTCATCGGTTTCGATCAACGCCTCAACGGAGCGTACGAGTCGGTCGTGTACCTCGTTCAGCCGGGCCTCGGCATCGGGCCTTGTCGTTTGGTCGGACACGACGTTCACCTTCCCTGAGTGACGATGCGCTGAATTATGCGCGTCCATGACACTGAGGTGCTCCATGGGGAGCAGATGAGGCACTTCGCCGTGACCGCACCGCTTGAGCGGGGTCATCAGAGTGCGAAAGTGCAAGATCCATCGGTTCGGAACTGATCCTTCCGAACGGCGTTTTCGCGAAGCCGACGCGTAGGTCGACCACCCGAATTCTGAGTCAGTCCGTCCTTCTCATCACCTCCGTTGAACATGTCTAAATCGCTACCATCTCTGGTTTACCACCGCATTTGCACATGTGCAACCCTTGAAAGGAGCATGTCCAAGGATTAGGTTGAGCATGTCCAAATCTGTGTCTTGCGCACAGAAATCAGGCGACGATGCCTTGCCTTACCCGAGGGTGAGAGGTGGTCCAGTGAGATGACGGAGATCGACGAGAAATCAGCTGCTCAGCATCTGGCCAAGCGCCTCAGGCTCTTGCTAGATGTGTCTATCGCGGAATCCGGAGCTGAGCCGACGTATGGACAGATCTCCGCGTTCTTGCAAGCGCGAGGAGCGAGTCTGTCGCGATCGCGGTGGAGCTACATGGTCAATGGGCACCGATATGTGAGAGACCCGTTGATCGTCGACGGTCTGGCGGCGTTCTTCGACGTCGATGCGCCGTTCCTGCTGGGGGACGAGGGCGCCGCGACACCTGAGAAGGTGAACGCGCAACTCGACCTGGTTCGGTCGATGCGCGCAGCACGGGTCAAGTCATATGCCGCGCGAACGCTGGGGGATGTTTCGCCCAAGGCGCTGAATGCAATCAGCAAGTTCTTGGATGAGGAGATGAAACAAACCTGAGCAGTGCCACGCGGGTCCTCGCCAACCCACCCGTGCGCATGCTCCCGGAAGGGAGTGAGACACGTGAATATCGAAAAGACCGTGGTGACGGCCGTGGAAGAGCTCGCGCTCGGCAGCGCCTTCACGTTCGACGATCTGGTAGCCGCAATTCAGGATCGCCGCCAGCGAAAACTGAGAATCGTTGAACTCACCGAACTCGGTGAACATGACGGCATGTGCGCGATGTGGCTGGTCACGGAGTCTGAAGACCTGGTCCTCCACGCGCGCAGTGAGTCGCTGCTTCATCGACAACAGTTCGTTCTTCACGAGTTCGCGCACATGATCCTTGGCCACGGCGACGACGATGACTGCTCGTCCGACGATCGCCTGTTCCCCGACATCCCCCCGCACACCCGTCGGCGGTTGCTCGCACGGCAAGACCTGGATTCGGACAGTGAAATCGCTGCGGAGGCCCTTGCCGATCGACTTGCAGCAGCGATCAGGGGGTCAGCCTTCGCGGAGTCTCGTTACCTGGAGATCTTCGGATGATCCAGATAGCGATCGCGGCGCTGATGTGGGTGCTGGTCATCAGCCTGTTGATCCTGCGCCGTCGACGTTCGGAGCGGACGATCACCTACGCCGCGGTCACAATCGCAATCGCGATGACGCTCAGCGTGGATACCGTGTACACGACGGTGGATGCCGCGCTCGGCGGCGCAAACTTCGGAACGCTTGTCGCCGAGGTTGCACTGATGGTCGGCGTCTTCTTCCTCGGTCGAGGAATCATGAAGGCAGCGGAGTATTCTCCGCGACCGGTGCGCATTGCGCTCGGGCCTGTCACGCTCGGTGTCGCGCTCGCAGGCGTTGTCGTCTCGTTCATCTTGATCGACAAGGGCTCCACAACAACGAGTTTCATGCTCGATCTCGGCGACCAGCCGCCGGCGGCCGCGTACTCGATGATTCAGTTCACGTATTACGGCATCGTCGTTGCCGCCATGGCCGCCGTCGCCGTCCGGCAATTTCGACTTCGCAACGGAGCGCAGCGAGTTCCTGCCGGCTCGCTGATCGCCGGTGCAGTACTCGGCGTCGCGCTGAGCCTCGTCGTTCTCGTCATGGACATCGCGCATCTCACCGGAAACCTGAACCTGATGACAGCGTTTGGCTCGGCCTACGGTCCGCTCTTCTTCCTGACCTTCCTGTTCCTCTGCATCGGTCTGGCAAGTCAGCCGGCCGTACGGTACGTGGGGGAGCGCAGGCGCCTGGCGCGTACGCAGACGTACGTGCGGCAGCTGACGCCGTTGTGGGATGCCGCCACTCGCGTACGACCAGGATTGAGCCAGCGAGACGCGACGGCAATCCGCCTCGAAGATCCAGAAACGGTACTTCATCGGGAAGTGGTCGAGATTCGCGATGCGATGATCGACCCACGAATCGAATTCGATCCGACCACCGATGACCGTCACCTGCTGGATCGAGCCGAGGCGCACCTCCTGGGCTCGAAAACGCGCTGACACCAGTCGATTGCGAGCGAAGGCGGAGGTCATGCGCACACTCGGCGTGGCGGCGTGGACGCTGGGCACCTCCGCGACCGCGTGCGGAATTGGCTTGGGTGCGCTCATCGCGCGCAAGCTGACGGCGCCGGTATTTCCACGGTCGTTCGACCTTGTGATCCGAGACGTCGAGATCACTGACGGTGAGCGAGTCGTCGTACTCGATCGCAACCGTCAGACGAGTGCTCGAGGCACATACTCGCTCCTCTTTGCGGACGGCGGATGGGCGCAGCTTGCCGCCGAGGCGGTCGATCGCGGATCAAGTCGAGTCGCCCGTGTCGTCACCCAATCGTCGACTGGGCTCACCCCTTCGATTGGGGATCCAGTTGCGTGGAGTGGGATCTTCTTCACGACGCCCGCTGCAGCTGGCCTAGCAGCGCAAGACGTGCATATCTCGACTCCGGTTGGCTCCGCACCGGCATCACTCATCCGAGGTGAGGGCGAGAACGCATCCACCTGGGCCATTCACATTCATGGAATGGGCAGTCCGCGTTCGGGACCGTTGCGCGGCGCGCGCGTGGCATCGTCGCTCGGCCTCACCTCGCTGATCGTGAGCTACCGAAACGATGGCGAAGGACCGTACACCCGTTCCGGACGTTCGATGCTCGGCGCCGAGGAGGTCGATGACGTCGATAGCGCCCTTCGATACGCCCTCGAGCACGGAGCCCAGCGCATCGTGCTCTTTGGATGGTCGATGGGCGCAGAGATCGCTCTGCAACTCGCGACGCACGCGACACGACAGATCGGCGTGAGCGCGATGGTGCTCGAATCCCCGGTGCTTGACTGGATCGCGACGATTCGAGCCAACTGCAGGCGTGCCGGCATCCCTGCTGCTGCGGGCGTGCTCGCAGTCCCATGGCTGAGCATTGCGCCGCTGGCCCGTGTCATCGGGCTCGCCGGACGCATACCATTTCACACGCTCAACTGGATCGCCCGCGCACGGGAGCTCACGACTCCGACGCTCATCCTCCACGGATCGCGCGACGATTCGGCGCCGCTCCACGTCTCTCGAGATCTGGCGAAGCTTCGCCCCGACATCGTTCACCTGGAACAATTCGAATCCGCGCACACCATGACCTGGAACTCTGATCCTCAACGCTGGGACGCCATCGTCGCCTCCTGGCTCACGCAGCAGTTCGACGAGATCTGACCCCGACTTTCGCTCGCGAACCCCGTGCCTCAAGAATCGGCACGCCTCTTGCAGATCGAGGGCGCGCACCTCCTGTCTGAGAATCGGAGGACCGGCGGTGACAGTCTCGATGCGGGTGATGAGTGCTGGCGACGGTTACAAGTACCTGCTTCGCACCGTCGCCGCCGGAGACGGCATCCGGTCTTTGTCTACGCCGCTGACTCGCTACTACAGTGCAGATGGCACTCCGCCTGGCCGCTGGATGGGAACTGGTGTCGACGCACTGGCGTCCAGCATCCGTCCCGGCGACAGTGTGACAGAGGCACAACTGCAGATGCTCATCGGAATGGGCCGTCATCCGGTCAGCGGAGCGCCACTTGGCCGCGCGTATCCCCACTACGGCAATGGCGAGGGAGCAGGCGGAGAGTCCATGTCGCGTCAGCGCGCTGTCGCGGGCTTCGACTTCACCTTCTCTATCCCGAAATCGGCGAGTGTGCTCTGGGGTGTTGCAGACGCAACGACGCAGGAACTGATCGTCGACGCGCACCATCGCGCCGTCGCACACGTCGTTGCGTACCTCGAACGCCAGATTGCTGCGACCCGCACAGGCGCAACCTCCGTTGACGGAGCTGTTGCGCAGGTCAGCGTCAATGGGATCATCGCAACGGCGTTCGATCACTTCGACAGTCGCGCCGGCGACCCCCACCTGCACACCCACGTTGTCGTGAGCAACAAGGTGCAGACATCGCTCGACGGCAAATGGCGATCGCTAGACGGTCGACCGCTCCACGCAGCAGTCGTTGCGCTCTCCGAATTGCACGAAGCGATCTTCACCGACGAACTCACCCGCGCGCTCGATGTCAACTGGGAACCGCGACAGCCGGGTAGGGATCGCAACACCACGTGGGCGATTGCCGCGGTGCCAGAGCAGCTGGTGAGCGAGTTCTCCACTCGTGCACATGCGATCAGTGAGGAGACGGATCGCCTGATCGAGACATACGTTGCAATGCACGGCCACCGCCCAAATCCCGCAACGATGATGAAACTTCGAGCGCAGGCGACCTTGACGACGCGCCCCGAAAAGGAAGTGCATTCACTCGCTGAGCTCACAGCCGGATGGCGCGACGGTGCAACGCGTGTACTCGGGCATGACGTAGCTGGATGGGCTAGAGAGGTGGTCGCCACGGAGCCAGCCCCGGCGCTGTTGCGCGCCAATGACGTGAAGCCTGATCGCATCAATGCGCTGGGCAGCAGCGTGATGCTCGCCGTCGCCGAGAAGCGAACAACCTGGCGTCGCTGGAACCTCGTAGCCGAGGCCGCGCGCCAGAGCATGCCGATGCGCTTTGCTGCGGCATCCGATCGAGAGTCAGTCGTCGAATCCATCGCCGACGCTGCGGAGCGCGCCTCGCTGCGCCTCTCCCCGCCAGAGGTCGCCGTAAGCCCATCCGAGTTCCAGCGAGTCGACGGCTCCTCGGTCTTCCGCGCTCGAAAGAGTGCAGTGTTCACCGCGTCGATCTTGTTGGATGCCGAGTCACGACTGCTTGATCGATCTCACAACCTCGGTGCGCCACGGATTGCAATGGACTGGGGGCGACGTGCGCGTCGCCGCTCGGACGGCGTGGCGCTCTCCATCGATCAGGTCGACGCGCTCGAGATGATCGCTACGTCGGGGCGCGCCATCGATCTTCTGGTCGGCGCTGCCGGCACCGGAAAGACATCCGCGATGCGTGCTCTTCGAGTCGTCTGGGAAGAGGTCTACGGTCGAGGCGCCGTCGTCGGACTCGCGCCTTCCGCTGGCGCCGCCCACGTCCTCGCCGAGGACCTGGGTATTCCGACGGAGAACACCGCGAAGTGGTGGACAAACCACCTGATCCATGGCGACACGTTTTCGTCAGGTCAGCTGGTCATCATCGATGAGGCATCCCTCGCCGGCACCATCTCGCTCGATCGAATCACGATGGTCGCTACCGCGGCCGGCGCGAAAGTGTTGCTTGTCGGTGATCACGCGCAACTCCAGGCCGTCGATGCGGGTGGCGCGTTCGCTCTCCTCGTCCACGATCGCGAAGTCGTGCCTCAACTGTTCGATGTGCATCGGTTCCTCGATGCATGGGAAAAGGACGCCTCCGCTCAGCTGCGTGACGGCGATACCGACGTCATTGACGTTTATGCCGACCACGACAGAGTTCTCGAGGGCGATTCGGAAGCGATGATCGACGCGGCCTACGCGCAGTGGCGGAGCGACCTACGTATGGGGCTGTCGAGCGTGCTCGTTGCCGACTCCAACGAGGCGGTTGCAGCGCTCAACATCCGTGCCCGCGCCGAGCGCATCATCGATGGTGAGATATCCGGAACGCGCGAGGTGACGTTGCACGCGGGGGATGCCGCCGCAGCGGGCGACCTCGTGCTCACCCGGCGCAACGACCGCAGTCTGCGGAGCGGTAGATCCTGGGTGCGCAACGGCGATAGATGGAGCGTCGTCGACGTGCTCAGCGATGGACGGATGCTGGTGCGCCGCGCGGGCCGTCACCATGGGGTGACGGTCGAACTGCCGGCAGATTACGTCGCGGCGCACGTCGACCTCGGCTACGCCATCACGGCTCACCGCGCACAGGGAATCACCACCGATACCGCGCACGTCCTGGCACGGTCGGGAATGACGCGCGAGAGCTTCTATGTTGCGATGACCCGCGGTCGTAGAGCGAACACCGCGTATGTTGCTGTCGACCGTACCGAAGCCGGCCACGCCGGACCGCACCCGGGTGAACCAATCGAGGTGAATGCGCGCACTGTTCTGCGCGGCGTTCTCCAGCATGTAGGAGCCGAGCTTTCGGCGCACGAGACGATCGCTGCTGAGCAGGATCGCTGGGAGTCGACCGCGCAACTCGCCGCAGAGTACGAGACCATCGCCGCCGCTGCACAACGAGACCGCTGGGTTGATGTGATCCAACATTCCGGACTGACGAGCGCACAGTCGTCGGCAGTTATCGCATCGGACGCGTTCGGACCATTGGTGGCTGAGCTGCGACGCGCAGAGGCGTATCATCACGATGTCGACCGGCTCTTGCCGGTGCTCGCACGTGCTCGCGGTCTTGACGATGCGGGGGACATCGCCGCGGTTCTTCTCTCACGTCTGCAGAGAGCGACAGCCCGCGAGGCTGATCGAGGAATCGGACGCAAAGCGCCGCGATTGATCACCGGGCTGGTCGCCGAAGCAATCGGTCCGATGACGCTCGAGATGCGCCGCGCCCTGGACGAACGGCGCTTGCTGATGGAGCAACGCGCGAATGGCTTGGTCGAGCAAGCCGTCGCGGCCCGCGCTGCCTGGATCGGCGAGTTGGGTTCGGAGCCAGCGGGCGTGGAGCGAGTGGCGTGGCGGCGCCATGCGGGGGTCGTCGCCGCCTATCGCGATCGATATGGCATCACGGGGCATCGCGCATTGGATGCTGCTCCGGCGACGACTACTCAGCAACGGGACGCCGCGAGTGCGGAGCTTGCGATCGATGCAGCGCGTCGGCTCGCTCGAGGAAGCGGCCTCCAGGACCGTCGAGTGAGGGGGAGTGGCCGCGACATGAACGCGCTCGCCCGATAGCCTCTTTCCTTTGTCGTCGCCCAGTTTTAGAATCGTCGGAGGCAACCTCATTAGCGCCGTCGCTTCGAGCGACGGTATGACCGGTCCTGATCGGTCCTTCCAAGTTCTCGTTGTTGAGCTTTAGGAGGGCAGCCGCATGTTCGGACTCGTCTGGATGCTCGGCACTCGCGTGCGCATCTTCATGCGTCGGTTCATGCCGACCAACATGCTCGTTGCCAAGATCTTCACTCGGCGTGGCCTGAAATGGGGCGCGCCCGCGATGCTGATCGCTGTCATTTACATGGCCGCCGCCGTAGTTGCTCGAGGAATGGTCGAGCAGGGTGGGCCGGGCTGGATGAACCTGCTCGTGATTCTCTTCATCTGGAACGCGATTAAGTTCATCGTCGTTGGGCCCGTGAGCGCGATCTATCTGCTGAGGGTGCGACTGCGTGAAGCGAAGATTCGGCGTGCGTTGCGAGTGCCGGTGATGAGCGAAGGCGTCGTGCTCCAACGTGATGAGCGACCGTCTGTTCGCGCGTTTCACTGATTCCGATCTTCGCCGCGCGGGGGCACGTGCTCACCTTGTATGCGGGACACGCTGGCTGTGTACAGCGCTGGTACTCGACGTCGGAGGTTTCGCATGGCACTGCCCCAGGAGCGGTTCGATGAACTCCTTCACCGCACTGCACTCGCTGCCCTGTTCTACTACCCAGAGATCGCCGTCGACGATGCGGACTACAACCTTCAGAGCGACATCGACTACTGCCTCGAGCCGGTGGCAGCGCTCGGCGCGGACGAACTGAACGGACTGCGAGCTGTCGTCGGGCGCGTCATCACCAATCCGTCGGCTCATAGAACAACGCTCATGGAGTTGATCATCGAGCTCGCTCCCGAGCCGTCGCCGGAGTAAGGGAGTCGCATGGCCAGTGCAAAAGGCGACGACGATCCTCCTGCTGACGTGAAGGATCAACGCGACGACAAGAAGGATCAAGGCGACGAGAAGGGCGTCGGTCGCGATAGAGAGCGTGCCCGTGAGAGCGATCGTCGCTATGCACAGGCGCACCGGGACCGAAGGGCGGCCAATTCTCGACGCTGGAGGGAGGCGCATCCGGAGCAGGCCAGGGCGCAGCGACGCCAGTGGAAGACCGATAACCCGGAACGGTCGAAGCAGCTCAATCGAGAGTCCGCGCGTCGCTCATATGGACGCGGACGCCGAACCGCAGCAATCCGCAGCCGAGCGAACGAGAGTTCGCGGCGATGGAAGCAAGCCCATCCTGAGCAGGTGCGCGAGTATCGACGACGATGGGTCGAAGCCAATCGCGAGCGGGTCCGCGAGTATTACCGCCGTTATCACGCGGACAACCGCGAACGAGTGAATGCTCGCGCCACGGCGCGACGTGATGCGGATCCGGAAAAGACCAAGCGTTCACGGAAAGCGTGGGCAGACCGCAACAAGCAGCGTCTTGCGGACTATCAACGTGCGTACCGAAGCAATCCGGATCGCTACGCAACGATTCTCGCCGCGAACTCGGCCGCGAAGCGATTGCGCACGCGACTGGAGCGGGCCGGCCTGCCGACTCGACGAATGCACAAGGTGCTCGCTGCGGAACGACGCGGCAACGACTCTCGGGCTAACGACTTCTTTGCTGACCCGTTCCGATCGGAGCACGTGAACCAGCTCATGTGGCTTTCCTCCTTGCTGACTGAGCATGTTCTCGCGGATGGCCCGCGGATGCGCGAGTTTGCAGGCTCATACGTGGCGTTCCGTGCGCGAATGGGGCTGCCAGCTATAGACGGCGAGGATTTCCTTTACGCCCATGCCGCACAAGTCGTCAGTGATCGAATGCGCGGCATCGACCTGCTGACAAGCCGCGACGTCGCCGCCGCAGTTCGCAGCGCGAGGGTCGCCGTAGCTGAGCGCGAACGACTTGCGCAGCGGCAGGCTTTTGCGCGGAGGTTGGAATCCCACCTACGGAGGAACGCTCGCCGGCTGCGGGAGGACGCGCGACTGGAGAAGGTCGTCCGCACTCACACCGGCAAGACTCGATCTGCAGTCGAGGAACTCGTGCTGCGCATGGCAATCGAGGAGGTCGTCTCCTCCGGTGGGCTCCCCAGCGGTCTGACAAAGGCGGACCTTCGTCAGGTCGTGGAGGCGTTTCGCAGGAGAGCGGTACTTGAGGTTTCCGTCGATGCCCTGCACGTTCCGCGGTTGCGAGCGTCACAATCACTTGGTCTCTGATGAACGAATTCGATGCTGCGGAGCAACCGAGATGTCCCGACTGTTGGGTAGTTATGCATAACACATCGAACGGATGGAAATGCGCGCCCTGTGGCTTCGAGCTGCAATATGAGCAGGGGCTGACGACGCTCCGCCCGAGTTCAACGGACCGTCCATTCATGGCGGTTGAAGCGCGACCAATCAGGCGAATCGTGACGATTTCTGATCCAACTCCTATTCGTCTCTGGTCTCCAATTATGGATTGGCGCGCCCGCGGCGGGTTAGTGTCCACCGCGGACGGCGGGCCAGCACCGGTACATCGACCTTGTGCCGGCCCGCAAGCGTTTGCTAT
This portion of the Microbacterium pygmaeum genome encodes:
- the istA gene encoding IS21 family transposase; the encoded protein is MITLEDWALIRRLAAEGVPKARIAERLGISRTTVLKAVRSDSPPQYERTPTESSFVAFEPRVRALLAETPDMPATVLAERVGWTGSITWFRAGVKQLRPEFRPIDPADRLSWEPGDAAQCDLWFPPKKISLEDGTAKLLPVLVITAAHSRFVVGRMIPTRTTEDLLLGSWELIQQLGRVPRRLIWDNEGGIGRAHRPAAGVAAFMGTLATKLVLLPPRDPESKGVVERRNGWFETSFMPGRSFTSPADFNTQFTDWLAKANTRVVRTIRAAPTSRLDADRAAMLPLPPIPIHLGWRNSIRLGRDYYVRLDTNDYSVDPTVIGRMVDVTADLERVKVRADGRVVADHARVWARGTTVTDPAHVEIAARLRKQFQQPRAVAVGDDLIRDLADYDRAFGLVTGDGNS
- the istB gene encoding IS21-like element helper ATPase IstB: MASGKTTDAVKQITYLAGALKAPRITEAAGRMADQARDAGWSFEDYLAAVLEREVSARNASGAELRIKAGGFPARKTLDDFDWDAQPTARQQIAALASGGFLLEAQNVVLLGPPGTGKTHLATALGIVAAKHGHRVLFATATDWVTRLTDAHRQGRLPQELARLRRYGLIIVDEVGYLPFEQDAANLFFQLVSSRYEHASLILTSNLPFSGWGGVFGDQAVAAAMIDRIVHHADVLTLKGASYRLRGRGIDSLPSIRTTTDETPG
- a CDS encoding bifunctional DNA primase/polymerase, whose protein sequence is MSVADVLLQVSRLGTREAAMRFVRSGLPIFPCEPGGKRPLTRAGFLDATCDVDQVIAWWRRSPRANIGMPTGLASGVDVVDVDVKADGTGFPAFHRAVEEGLLEGEIARVRTPSGGMHIYFPATASFQRCWQSARAHIDFRGEGGYVVVPPSSSFISTGSAAYMSAALENWSVSTFEK
- a CDS encoding ArdC-like ssDNA-binding domain-containing protein, with translation MSDQTTRPDAEARLNEVHDRLVRSVEALIETDDWKRSIEFAAHFRSRSFNNTLLIWSQHAAAFEAGRVSETSPTYVAGFKQWHAVDRSVLSGQHGYMIFAPRTARFATTSPLDVSSWRRLAPRERPRSGEVVRTGVVGARPAYVWDISQTIGRPIVEVPRPHLLRGVAPAGLWTGLASLVDQEGFTLSLVASATSIGGANGRTDYSTKTVAVRADMDDAARTKTLAHELAHIRLHGPGHEALAHRGIGEVEAESVALMIAAAHGMDTQEYTIPYVATWASSVADADALVVVQRTGERVRRAAAAVLEMLPSEQMPAGDPPGLDRSAYGQAPPRHATTHTTPGRTADRTTARSIS
- a CDS encoding ImmA/IrrE family metallo-endopeptidase; the encoded protein is MNIEKTVVTAVEELALGSAFTFDDLVAAIQDRRQRKLRIVELTELGEHDGMCAMWLVTESEDLVLHARSESLLHRQQFVLHEFAHMILGHGDDDDCSSDDRLFPDIPPHTRRRLLARQDLDSDSEIAAEALADRLAAAIRGSAFAESRYLEIFG
- a CDS encoding MAB_1171c family putative transporter, producing the protein MIQIAIAALMWVLVISLLILRRRRSERTITYAAVTIAIAMTLSVDTVYTTVDAALGGANFGTLVAEVALMVGVFFLGRGIMKAAEYSPRPVRIALGPVTLGVALAGVVVSFILIDKGSTTTSFMLDLGDQPPAAAYSMIQFTYYGIVVAAMAAVAVRQFRLRNGAQRVPAGSLIAGAVLGVALSLVVLVMDIAHLTGNLNLMTAFGSAYGPLFFLTFLFLCIGLASQPAVRYVGERRRLARTQTYVRQLTPLWDAATRVRPGLSQRDATAIRLEDPETVLHREVVEIRDAMIDPRIEFDPTTDDRHLLDRAEAHLLGSKTR
- a CDS encoding alpha/beta hydrolase family protein produces the protein MRTLGVAAWTLGTSATACGIGLGALIARKLTAPVFPRSFDLVIRDVEITDGERVVVLDRNRQTSARGTYSLLFADGGWAQLAAEAVDRGSSRVARVVTQSSTGLTPSIGDPVAWSGIFFTTPAAAGLAAQDVHISTPVGSAPASLIRGEGENASTWAIHIHGMGSPRSGPLRGARVASSLGLTSLIVSYRNDGEGPYTRSGRSMLGAEEVDDVDSALRYALEHGAQRIVLFGWSMGAEIALQLATHATRQIGVSAMVLESPVLDWIATIRANCRRAGIPAAAGVLAVPWLSIAPLARVIGLAGRIPFHTLNWIARARELTTPTLILHGSRDDSAPLHVSRDLAKLRPDIVHLEQFESAHTMTWNSDPQRWDAIVASWLTQQFDEI